Proteins from one Plodia interpunctella isolate USDA-ARS_2022_Savannah chromosome 7, ilPloInte3.2, whole genome shotgun sequence genomic window:
- the LOC128671615 gene encoding membrane alanyl aminopeptidase-like has product MERSMSVPVFLFILLGSAFAIPDELRSSFEFLDRSTNLDDPKYRLKDYVQPTDVYVDLDVYLDEGRFNGLVQLTVQVQAENLTQIVLHQNVVSIETVTVLNANNQPVPLRFPNPYITDSYYEILEINFENPLPVGQYDIVIRYLGRINENPVDRGFYRGYYYVGNEIHTYATTQFQPYHARKAFPCFDEPQFKSRFVISITRDGNLSPSYSNMAINDTVNLTGGRVRETFLPTPIISAYLIAFHVSDFVETTLTSTPTKPFGIISRQGVTDQHAYAADIGLKITNELDDYLGIDYYDMGQGQPMKNDHIALPDFPSGAMENWGMVNYREAYLLYDENNTNINNKITIATIMAHELAHKWFGNLVTCFWWSNLWLNESFASFFEYFGAHWADPELELDDQFVIDYVHSALNSDASASATPMNLSSVADNNSISNHFSTTSYAKGASVLKMLEHFLGFRTFRQALRYYLRDNAYGLGTPEAMYAAFRRAASEDLDFERRYPNIDIGEVFDSWVQNPGAPVLNVDFNMNTGVITITQQRYQLTGSPPAQLWQIPISWAQRGSGDFTNTKPSLVLTSNSTTIQAETGHNFVLFNIKQSGLYRVNYDDHNWEMIASFLRNNNNRVTVDKLNRAQIVNDVLYFLRSEHISTERAFDVLSFLEFETDYYVWGAAIGQLDWIRRRLEHLTIVHDRFNAWLLQLLNNVVNDLGFDGCPTCSTSRNLNRIQILNLACNLGHERCISDSLEKWNAYKANDTNLIDVNIRRHVYCVGLRHGDNSDYDFLFSKYNSSENTADMVVILRALACTNDTNSLLHYLDQSMHNDKIRIHDKTNAFSFALQGNRNNLNTVLQFLFYNYAEIRTSYGGAARLNIAINSVAAFLTNFSDIQRFQNWAYVQQLGLGSSFNSAVGVVNLAISNLQWGNNAAAEIMEEVLERSSSAAITSSILLMLAAFVAHMLR; this is encoded by the exons ATgg AACGCAGTATGTCCGTtccagtatttttattcatccTTCTGGGATCAGCTTTTGCTATCCCAGATGAGCTTAGATCCAGTTTTGAGTTTTTAGATCGTAGTACCAATTTAGATGATCCAAAATACCGTCTGAAGGACTACGTTCAACCAACAGATGTATATGTGGACCTTGATGTGTATCTAGATGAGGGTAGATTTAATGGGTTGGTTCAGCTTACAGTTCAG GTCCAAGCAGAGAACTTAACACAAATTGTTCTCCACCAAAACGTGGTTTCCATTGAGACCGTCACAGTTCTCAATGCTAACAACCAGCCCGTTCCCCTGAGGTTCCCCAACCCTTACATCACTGATAGTTACTACGAAATCCTTGAGATCAACTTCGAGAACCCTCTGCCTGTGGGACAGTATGACATTGTCATCAGATATTTGGGTAGGATCAACGAGAATCCCGTCGATAGAGGCTTCTATAGAGGATATTATTACGTTGGCAATGAAATTCA cACATACGCCACGACTCAATTCCAACCCTACCACGCCAGAAAAGCATTCCCGTGCTTTGACGAGCCTCAGTTCAAATCTCGATTCGTCATCTCTATAACTCGTGATGGCAACCTGAGTCCGTCCTACTCTAATATGGCCATCAATGATACCGTAAATTTGAC CGGAGGCCGCGTTCGCGAGACTTTCCTTCCTACTCCTATTATCTCCGCCTATTTGATCGCCTTTCACGTCAGTGACTTTGTGGAGACCACTCTGACTAGCACACCTACCAAACCCTTCGGTATCATCTCTCGCCAAGGAGTCACCGACCAACACGCATACGCTGCCGATATTGGTCTAAAGATCACCAATGAGCTGGATGATTACTTAGGCATCGATTACTACGATATGGGACAGGGCCAGCCAATGAAAAATGACCACATTGCATTGCCTGATTTTCCCTCTGGAGCTATGGAGAACTGGGGAATGGTCAACTACAG GGAAGCTTATCTGTTGTATGACGAGAATAACACAAATATCAACAATAAGATCACCATCGCCACAATTATGGCCCACGAGCTCGCCCACAAGTGGTTCGGCAACCTCGTCACCTGCTTCTGGTGGAGCAATCTTTGGCTGAATGAATCCTTTGCCAGTTTCTTTGAGTACTTCGGCGCCCATTGG GCTGACCCCGAATTAGAACTGGATGACCAGTTTGTAATCGACTACGTTCATAGCGCTTTGAATTCTGACGCATCAGCATCGGCGACTCCCATGAACCTCAGTTCTGTAGCCGACAACAACTCTATCTCCAACCACTTCAGTACTACCAGCTACGCCAAAGGAGCCTCTGTTCTGAAGATGTTGGAGCACTTCCTCGGATTCCGCACTTTCAGACAAGCTCTGAGATATTACCTAAGAGATAA TGCATATGGACTCGGCACACCTGAAGCCATGTATGCCGCCTTCCGAAGAGCAGCCAGTGAGGACCTTGACTTTGAACGTCGTTACCCTAATATCGACATTGGAGAAGTTTTCGACAGCTGGGTACAGAACCCTGGAGCACCTGTCTTGAATGTGGACTTCAATATGAACACAGGTGTCATTACTATCACTCAG CAACGCTACCAACTCACCGGCAGTCCACCAGCTCAGCTATGGCAGATCCCGATCTCGTGGGCACAACGTGGTTCCGGAGACTTCACCAACACCAAGCCTAGTCTAGTCCTCACTAGTAACTCGACAACCATTCAAGCTGAGACTGGCCATAACTTCGTCCTCTTCAACATTAAGCAATCTG GTCTTTACCGTGTCAACTATGATGACCACAACTGGGAAATGATTGCTTCCTTCCTTCGCAACAATAACAACAGAGTTACAGTCGACAAGCTCAACCGCGCTCAG ATTGTCAACGATGTCCTCTACTTCTTGCGGTCTGAACATATCAGCACCGAGCGTGCTTTCGACGTCCTCTCGTTCTTGGAGTTCGAGACTGACTACTACGTCTGGGGCGCCGCTATCGGTCAGCTGGATTGGATAAGAAGGAGACTAGAGCATCTGACTATCGTTCACGACAgatttaat GCTTGGCTGCTCCAACTTTTAAACAATGTAGTCAACGACCTTGGATTCGACGGCTGCCCTACGTGCTCCACCTCCAGAAACCTGAACCGCATCCAGATCCTCAATCTGGCCTGCAACCTCGGGCACGAGCGTTGCATCAGCGACAGCTTGGAGAAGTGGAACGCTTACAAGGCTAATGATACTAActt AATTGACGTAAATATCCGTCGCCACGTTTACTGCGTGGGTCTCCGTCATGGCGACAATAGCGACTACGACTTCCTCTTCAGCAAGTATAACTCCTCGGAGAACACCGCTGACATGGTCGTCATACTCCGGGCCTTAGCATGCACTAATGATACCAATTCTTTGCTGCA TTACTTGGACCAGTCGATGCACAACGACAAGATCAGAATCCATGACAAGACCAATGCCTTTAGCTTCGCCCTGCAAGGCAACCGGAATAACTTGAACACAGTTCTACAGTTCTTGTTCTATAATTATGCAGAGATCAGAACTTC ataTGGTGGAGCTGCTCGCTTGAATATTGCAATTAACTCTGTAGCCGCTTTTTTGACAAACTTTTCAGATATTCAAAGG TTCCAAAACTGGGCATACGTTCAGCAATTAGGGCTTGGATCATCTTTCAATTCCGCCGTCGGGGTAGTCAACTTGGCAATATCCAACCTGCAATGGGGAAACAACGCTGCAGCAGAAATTATGGAAGAAGTGTTAGAAagatcatcatctgcagccatTACTTCATCTATTCTATTAATGCTGGCAGCCTTTGTTGCTCACATGTTacgttaa